In one Polynucleobacter sp. JS-JIR-5-A7 genomic region, the following are encoded:
- the mdcG gene encoding malonate decarboxylase holo-[acyl-carrier-protein] synthase: MNKLIRWRHRRIWVEPSSIGSIRGLSELPIDERQFLENWIISGKPLVGRAINPCDETGKNLLPLGLMLHLAGSSKKRLNLQIDSSLILKVDEPLSIKTVMEALPLNIAVKVNSMLSGLADYPIQIKVFGSVFWSYEGKQNYMTENSDIDLLISFTQNCNLSTLSKTLCHLSNEIDLRLDGEFEFINGNSVSWREFASKATELLVKTDSGPKLMARHRMMEEFNVL, translated from the coding sequence ATGAATAAGCTCATACGCTGGCGGCATCGTCGAATTTGGGTTGAGCCTAGTAGCATCGGTTCAATCAGGGGTCTTAGTGAACTTCCTATCGATGAGCGTCAATTTCTTGAGAACTGGATCATATCTGGCAAGCCTTTAGTAGGAAGGGCTATAAACCCCTGTGATGAGACTGGTAAAAATCTCTTACCGCTGGGCTTAATGCTGCATCTTGCGGGATCATCAAAAAAGCGTCTTAATCTTCAGATAGATTCCTCATTGATTCTAAAAGTGGATGAACCCTTAAGCATTAAAACGGTAATGGAGGCCCTTCCATTAAATATCGCGGTAAAGGTAAATAGTATGCTTAGTGGGTTGGCAGACTACCCAATTCAGATTAAGGTATTTGGTTCTGTATTTTGGAGTTACGAAGGTAAGCAGAATTACATGACTGAAAATTCAGATATTGATCTCTTAATTTCATTTACTCAAAACTGTAATCTCTCTACATTATCAAAAACATTATGTCACCTATCTAATGAAATTGACTTACGTTTGGATGGTGAGTTCGAATTCATTAATGGAAATTCTGTAAGCTGGCGAGAGTTTGCGAGCAAGGCAACTGAGTTGCTTGTGAAAACAGACTCAGGTCCCAAACTCATGGCTAGACATCGGATGATGGAGGAATTCAATGTTCTCTAG
- a CDS encoding antibiotic biosynthesis monooxygenase: protein MTYAVFFDVLPKKGFTDAYFGMAAGLKPIVEKNPGFISVERFENLGQAGWYLSYSQWVDENALGSWRCQHDHHGAQVCGRNLVLEDYRLRVGSEQSSSSDKSCILALVGDFSAVQTATESATKSFVNAARLFKGVINPARGIALFDCDFDSALKAKDSLAVQKSFDFGFYEVQRDYGMFDRAQAPSVFA from the coding sequence ATGACCTACGCTGTTTTCTTTGATGTTCTGCCAAAAAAAGGTTTTACAGACGCCTATTTTGGAATGGCGGCTGGCTTAAAGCCTATTGTAGAAAAGAATCCTGGATTTATTTCAGTGGAGCGCTTTGAAAATTTAGGCCAAGCTGGCTGGTATCTATCCTATTCGCAGTGGGTGGATGAGAATGCGCTAGGCTCATGGCGCTGTCAACATGATCATCATGGCGCCCAAGTTTGTGGCAGAAATTTAGTCTTGGAAGATTATCGATTGAGGGTGGGTAGTGAGCAAAGTAGTAGCTCAGATAAATCTTGCATCCTAGCTTTAGTCGGTGATTTTTCTGCTGTACAGACAGCTACTGAGAGTGCCACAAAATCCTTTGTGAATGCTGCAAGATTATTTAAGGGTGTAATCAATCCAGCGCGAGGTATTGCTTTATTCGATTGTGATTTTGACAGTGCCTTAAAAGCAAAGGACTCTTTAGCTGTTCAGAAGTCATTTGATTTTGGTTTCTACGAAGTTCAGCGGGATTATGGAATGTTTGATCGAGCGCAAGCACCCAGCGTTTTTGCTTAA
- the mdcB gene encoding triphosphoribosyl-dephospho-CoA synthase MdcB, with the protein MFSSNVDSLIESKRLPSEQDTLHFLRRIRNCAVKSLWYELITYPKPGLVSLVDSGSHQDMDASTFYSSIVSLRHYFFHIASLGLEGANFELLRSSGLAAESRMLDATGGVNTHRGAIFNLGMLAAAAAYRYMYSDTCRSLGEITVQTWGKELALHHRKAGSHGDRVASMYHVGGAIEEALSGYPSVYQLGLPVYRNILAQTSSHELACIQTFFTLLANVQDTNLLHRGGWDGLKKAQDLSEAFLDIGGIYANDWDMRALSVHQKLIELNLSPGGSADLLSACLFIHNIEADE; encoded by the coding sequence ATGTTCTCTAGTAATGTTGATAGTCTTATTGAAAGCAAACGGCTACCCTCAGAGCAGGATACTTTGCATTTTCTTAGAAGAATTCGTAACTGTGCAGTGAAATCACTATGGTATGAGCTGATTACTTATCCTAAACCTGGCCTTGTTAGTTTGGTGGATTCTGGTAGCCACCAAGATATGGATGCGAGTACTTTTTATTCGAGCATCGTGTCTTTACGCCATTATTTTTTCCATATCGCCAGCCTGGGTTTGGAGGGCGCCAATTTTGAATTACTGCGTTCATCTGGTTTGGCTGCTGAATCTAGGATGTTGGATGCAACTGGTGGAGTGAATACCCATCGCGGAGCAATCTTTAATTTAGGAATGCTGGCTGCAGCAGCTGCATATCGATATATGTATTCCGATACGTGCCGTAGCTTAGGTGAAATTACAGTGCAAACTTGGGGTAAGGAGCTTGCCTTGCATCATCGTAAGGCAGGTAGTCATGGGGACAGAGTGGCATCAATGTATCACGTTGGTGGTGCAATTGAGGAAGCGTTATCTGGCTACCCATCAGTCTATCAGTTAGGCCTGCCTGTATATCGCAATATTCTTGCGCAGACTTCAAGTCACGAACTAGCTTGCATACAAACTTTCTTTACGCTCCTTGCGAACGTGCAAGATACTAACCTACTTCATAGGGGTGGATGGGATGGCTTAAAAAAAGCCCAAGACTTATCTGAGGCCTTCTTGGATATCGGTGGTATCTATGCGAATGACTGGGATATGAGGGCATTGAGCGTCCATCAAAAATTGATAGAATTAAATTTAAGCCCAGGCGGTAGTGCAGATTTATTAAGTGCCTGCCTCTTTATTCATAACATTGAAGCCGATGAATAA
- a CDS encoding sterol desaturase family protein, with translation MMTERQKKFRNKYVNEISPFYNGLVHIGVMYAVGISLIYYCASNLHDVTWEWMVIIPVAIAGNFVEWAMHKYVMHRLIDVFALRAIYDRHTRQHHQYFTDTDYTIDTTKEFRIVFFPWRVLIVLGVFGTLLGYVASQIFNPNVGYFVFMTMVGHYLIYETFHYCCHIKENWFVRNMPFVNTIRRHHAAHHNLGIMMHKNMNLSFPLADWVMGTSDLKRGLLGTLLNGFNQVHVDPDLKPIIEKFKNGKIQEEKVTLEGPILTSEEAKALEK, from the coding sequence GTGATGACGGAGCGACAAAAGAAGTTTCGTAACAAATATGTTAACGAAATAAGCCCTTTTTATAATGGCCTTGTGCACATTGGTGTGATGTATGCGGTTGGAATTAGTCTCATTTATTATTGCGCTTCTAATCTACATGACGTTACTTGGGAGTGGATGGTAATCATTCCTGTAGCCATTGCTGGAAATTTTGTTGAGTGGGCGATGCATAAATATGTCATGCACCGTTTAATTGATGTCTTTGCGCTGCGCGCAATCTATGATCGCCATACACGCCAGCATCATCAATACTTCACCGATACTGACTACACGATTGATACCACCAAGGAATTTAGAATTGTTTTCTTCCCTTGGCGCGTACTGATTGTCTTAGGTGTATTTGGAACGCTCTTGGGTTATGTAGCCAGCCAAATCTTCAATCCTAATGTTGGGTATTTTGTATTTATGACCATGGTTGGGCACTACTTGATTTATGAAACCTTTCACTATTGCTGTCATATTAAAGAGAATTGGTTCGTTCGAAATATGCCATTTGTAAATACGATTAGACGTCACCATGCAGCACATCACAACCTTGGCATCATGATGCATAAAAATATGAATCTGAGCTTTCCGCTAGCAGATTGGGTTATGGGCACATCTGATTTAAAACGTGGCTTATTAGGAACCTTATTGAATGGATTTAATCAGGTACATGTAGACCCTGATTTAAAGCCTATTATTGAGAAGTTTAAGAACGGTAAGATACAAGAAGAAAAAGTCACTCTCGAAGGTCCAATTTTGACTTCTGAAGAAGCAAAAGCCTTAGAGAAATAA
- a CDS encoding ACP S-malonyltransferase yields MNKFAIVCSGQGSLDSGVFAFSRQAPQVDEVIDAFSNEFHWDMLSIEDGKLNLTSNQFSQPLTIATALANWEAIRDGLPRPSYVAGYSAGEVSALGCSGAIDLKSVAKLCRLRCEAMQNFAPVDSGMLAVRGISKLALLKHLNNSNSYIAIYNEDDHFVIAGSFKEMEFYEKLLGESGVWVKRLLVSIPSHTPHMLKATAQLRMEVAALNLGDQKMSIPVVQGINGLITNDLTSGVDSMARAVSEPVQWQQCMQTLVDSGVSVVLELGPGGSLSKMISGIYPAISARSVFDFRTPQGLQSWVFRELEA; encoded by the coding sequence ATGAATAAGTTTGCCATCGTTTGCTCTGGCCAAGGTTCTTTAGATTCAGGAGTGTTTGCATTTTCTAGACAAGCTCCTCAGGTTGATGAGGTCATTGATGCCTTCTCTAATGAATTTCATTGGGACATGCTCTCTATAGAGGATGGCAAATTGAACTTAACATCGAATCAATTTTCACAACCTCTGACGATCGCTACAGCCTTGGCCAATTGGGAGGCAATTAGAGATGGTCTACCTAGGCCAAGTTATGTTGCCGGCTATAGTGCTGGAGAGGTAAGCGCCTTAGGTTGTTCCGGGGCAATTGATCTTAAGTCCGTAGCAAAGCTATGTAGATTACGTTGTGAAGCAATGCAAAACTTTGCTCCTGTTGATAGTGGAATGTTGGCTGTGAGAGGAATCTCAAAATTAGCATTGTTGAAGCATCTTAACAACTCAAATTCTTATATTGCAATTTATAACGAGGATGATCACTTTGTTATCGCTGGATCCTTTAAGGAGATGGAGTTCTATGAGAAATTGCTAGGAGAGTCTGGGGTCTGGGTTAAAAGGCTCCTTGTTTCAATACCTTCCCATACACCACACATGCTAAAAGCTACGGCGCAACTCCGGATGGAAGTAGCTGCTCTAAATTTGGGTGATCAAAAGATGAGTATTCCAGTGGTTCAAGGGATTAATGGTTTGATTACCAATGACTTGACCTCAGGAGTAGATTCTATGGCTAGAGCTGTTTCAGAACCTGTCCAGTGGCAGCAATGTATGCAGACCCTGGTAGATTCTGGGGTGTCTGTTGTACTGGAGTTGGGCCCTGGAGGTAGCCTGTCTAAGATGATTTCAGGGATTTATCCTGCGATTTCAGCACGCTCAGTCTTTGATTTTCGTACCCCCCAAGGTCTTCAAAGCTGGGTTTTTCGTGAACTCGAGGCTTGA
- a CDS encoding biotin-independent malonate decarboxylase subunit gamma, whose product MDKIDQVCSKVFPLGYKISIHGDLVSGRANTSKEEVALIGTLNQAAIGVDLAFELAGKVLDVVKHHPRMPIIILVDTQGQKLSRRDELLGNAGYLSHLSKCFEVARDRSHRIISIIYNEAVSGGYLALGMIADQSFALSDAQIRVMALPAMSRITQIPLERLEELCKSSSIFGPGVENYVALGALEKIDDAHLASLIEVAISNQSNSDDRAKLGHERGGRNKAYTVIESIIQT is encoded by the coding sequence ATGGATAAGATCGATCAAGTTTGTAGCAAAGTATTTCCTTTGGGTTATAAGATCTCTATCCATGGCGACTTGGTATCGGGCAGAGCCAATACATCCAAGGAAGAGGTTGCACTCATTGGAACCTTAAATCAGGCGGCCATAGGGGTTGATTTAGCTTTTGAATTAGCAGGCAAAGTCTTGGATGTAGTTAAGCACCACCCCAGAATGCCCATCATTATTTTGGTAGATACTCAAGGGCAGAAATTGTCGCGACGCGATGAATTGCTTGGTAATGCTGGGTATCTTTCTCATCTTTCAAAATGTTTTGAGGTAGCAAGAGATCGCAGCCATAGAATCATTAGTATTATCTACAACGAGGCGGTTAGCGGGGGGTATCTTGCGCTAGGAATGATTGCTGATCAGTCCTTTGCACTCTCGGATGCTCAGATTCGGGTGATGGCGTTACCAGCAATGTCGCGGATTACGCAAATTCCTTTGGAGAGATTGGAGGAGTTGTGTAAAAGCTCCTCTATTTTTGGCCCTGGTGTTGAAAACTATGTTGCACTGGGAGCTCTTGAGAAGATTGACGATGCCCATTTGGCATCTTTAATTGAGGTTGCAATCAGCAATCAATCGAACTCTGATGACAGAGCTAAACTGGGGCATGAAAGAGGCGGAAGAAATAAGGCCTATACCGTGATTGAATCAATCATTCAGACTTGA